From a region of the Thermosipho melanesiensis BI429 genome:
- a CDS encoding 2-oxoacid:acceptor oxidoreductase family protein — protein sequence MEIQRPFSIRIAGIGGQGNLIAGLTLAKALVKAGKYVVQTQNYTAQVRGGPSYCDLLISSKPIDFPKATIFDLLIILHPSMIGQCKYVRNNGIIIIDDTYIKELPLDSFRMTKRKINIQASKLALEKLGNEMFANMIMLGVVVKATSIVKLEHLIDSIKENLNPKYVDKNIEAVKYGTTLTEKFYKPRIERKAKRTIGFE from the coding sequence ATGGAAATTCAAAGACCTTTTTCAATTAGAATTGCTGGAATTGGCGGTCAGGGCAATTTAATTGCCGGTTTAACACTTGCAAAAGCTTTGGTAAAAGCAGGCAAATATGTTGTTCAAACCCAAAACTATACAGCACAAGTTCGAGGAGGCCCCAGTTATTGTGATCTGTTAATATCCAGCAAACCAATTGATTTTCCAAAAGCAACAATTTTTGATCTGTTGATAATATTACACCCTTCAATGATTGGTCAGTGTAAATATGTAAGAAATAATGGTATAATTATTATTGACGATACATATATAAAAGAATTGCCACTAGATTCATTTAGGATGACGAAGAGAAAAATAAATATTCAAGCTTCAAAACTCGCTTTAGAAAAGTTAGGAAATGAAATGTTTGCAAATATGATAATGCTTGGTGTCGTAGTAAAAGCAACTTCTATTGTAAAACTAGAACACCTAATTGACTCAATTAAAGAAAACTTAAATCCAAAATATGTAGACAAAAATATCGAGGCGGTGAAGTATGGTACCACACTCACAGAAAAGTTCTACAAGCCACGAATTGAAAGAAAAGCCAAGCGAACAATTGGGTTCGAGTAA
- a CDS encoding diacylglycerol kinase family protein, whose protein sequence is MGSSNLKESFSHAIEGIVIAISQEKNLRIHFFVGFIVLFISLFLPIDKNNYIWIFFAVFFVIISELINTLIENLLDLFIPEYHPIVKIIKDISSGIVLWAAMFSVVVGIAIIGNLLFSWNIIIAKVVGFLFVTLFPFIYMLGVIKWKKK, encoded by the coding sequence TTGGGTTCGAGTAATTTAAAAGAATCTTTTTCCCATGCAATAGAGGGTATTGTAATTGCTATATCCCAAGAAAAAAATTTAAGAATTCATTTTTTTGTAGGATTTATAGTACTATTTATTTCTTTGTTTTTACCAATAGATAAGAATAACTATATTTGGATCTTTTTTGCGGTATTTTTTGTTATTATTTCTGAACTAATAAATACATTAATTGAAAATTTGTTGGACTTATTCATTCCAGAATATCATCCTATAGTAAAAATTATAAAAGATATAAGTTCCGGTATAGTTCTTTGGGCTGCGATGTTTTCTGTGGTTGTAGGTATTGCAATAATAGGTAATTTATTATTTAGTTGGAATATAATAATTGCTAAAGTTGTAGGTTTTCTATTTGTGACACTATTTCCATTTATTTATATGCTGGGAGTGATAAAATGGAAGAAAAAATAA
- a CDS encoding protein-glutamate methylesterase/protein-glutamine glutaminase has translation MEEKIKVLIVDDSAFMRMILKDVIEKENDMKVVGIAKDGLEAVELAIKTKPDVITLDVEMPKLNGIEALKEIMKRAPARVIMVSSLTEEGADITITALELGAVDFITKPAGSISMNFRKVAGDLIKKIRNSMQIDINALVRKALYKPKTLNVKSLVSGKVVVIGSSTGGPKSLDQVIPPLPANFPAPIILVQHMPAGFTKSLANRLNKISNLNVKEAEEGDILKPGWVYIAPGDYHLGIKLHDKKSIVYLEKSEKINNVRPAVDFTLDKVAEIYKDKTVSVILTGMGKDGTKGAFKVKYYKGIVIAESKETCVVYGMPKSVIEEGYADFVLPAYKIPEKLVEII, from the coding sequence ATGGAAGAAAAAATAAAGGTATTAATCGTTGACGATTCTGCTTTTATGAGAATGATTTTAAAAGATGTCATAGAAAAAGAAAATGACATGAAAGTTGTTGGTATTGCTAAAGATGGCCTTGAAGCTGTTGAGCTTGCAATAAAAACTAAACCTGACGTTATTACGCTAGATGTTGAAATGCCAAAATTAAATGGAATTGAAGCATTAAAGGAAATTATGAAACGTGCACCTGCAAGAGTAATAATGGTAAGTAGCCTTACTGAAGAAGGCGCAGATATTACAATTACTGCACTTGAGCTTGGTGCTGTTGATTTTATTACCAAACCAGCCGGCAGTATCTCTATGAATTTTAGAAAAGTTGCTGGAGATTTGATTAAAAAAATAAGAAATTCTATGCAAATTGATATTAATGCTCTAGTAAGAAAAGCTCTATATAAGCCAAAAACACTGAACGTCAAATCACTTGTTTCTGGAAAGGTTGTTGTAATTGGCTCATCGACTGGTGGACCGAAATCTCTTGATCAAGTTATTCCTCCACTTCCTGCTAACTTTCCAGCTCCAATTATATTAGTTCAACATATGCCAGCGGGTTTTACAAAATCATTGGCAAATAGACTAAATAAAATATCAAACTTAAATGTTAAAGAAGCAGAAGAGGGAGATATTTTAAAACCAGGATGGGTATATATAGCTCCTGGGGACTATCATCTTGGAATTAAATTGCACGATAAAAAAAGTATTGTTTACCTAGAAAAAAGCGAAAAGATAAATAATGTTAGACCAGCAGTTGATTTTACTTTGGATAAAGTTGCTGAAATTTACAAGGATAAAACCGTTTCAGTTATCTTAACCGGTATGGGGAAAGATGGAACCAAAGGAGCATTCAAAGTAAAATATTATAAAGGTATTGTAATTGCCGAATCAAAAGAAACTTGTGTAGTTTACGGTATGCCTAAATCTGTTATTGAAGAAGGTTATGCCGATTTTGTGTTACCTGCATACAAAATACCTGAAAAACTTGTTGAAATAATCTAG
- a CDS encoding S-layer homology domain-containing protein — translation MKKLFITFLLMFTVVFFGAFRDVPVNHWAYDAVNELSKLGIVSGMPDGTFQGNQAMTRYQVAVALYRIMNYLQQQIDKAVSNTTDVSKLREQILTLSDIVSTAMNKVEDLANLKNDLQVMSSELSELKTSLVNTKNDVKSLSIDISSLKNELETLKSKIEVLENKSSNENIANLISQKADKSDLDKLVSKYTNFEKQLNKRIDTMNTEIENVKLNINDTKDSIDSLNNKYASLEEYLTAKTKALDTRLSTFSGDITQLKVDFQTFKSDYDVTIKSITTKLEELNKVIGNYESITKNIDNLKNDYSTIKSETENKINEINHELETLKSENKTTSNTSTFALIFSIISSAIAGVAIYLVMTKQ, via the coding sequence ATGAAAAAACTTTTTATTACATTTCTTTTGATGTTTACTGTCGTATTTTTTGGCGCTTTTAGAGATGTACCTGTAAATCATTGGGCATATGATGCAGTTAACGAATTAAGTAAACTCGGAATTGTTAGTGGTATGCCTGATGGAACTTTCCAAGGAAACCAAGCAATGACTAGATATCAAGTAGCAGTAGCACTTTATAGGATAATGAACTACCTTCAACAGCAAATTGATAAAGCTGTCTCAAACACAACTGATGTTAGTAAACTCCGTGAACAAATCTTAACACTTTCTGATATTGTTAGTACAGCAATGAATAAAGTTGAAGATTTGGCTAACTTAAAAAATGACTTACAAGTTATGTCATCTGAACTAAGTGAATTAAAAACTTCACTAGTGAACACAAAAAATGATGTTAAAAGTCTGTCAATTGATATCTCTTCGTTGAAAAATGAACTTGAAACCTTAAAAAGCAAGATTGAAGTACTTGAAAATAAATCCAGCAATGAAAATATAGCCAATTTAATTTCACAAAAAGCAGATAAAAGTGATCTTGATAAACTTGTTTCTAAATATACCAACTTTGAAAAACAATTAAACAAAAGAATAGATACAATGAACACTGAAATCGAAAATGTAAAGTTAAATATTAATGACACAAAAGATTCTATTGATTCATTAAACAACAAATATGCAAGTCTTGAAGAATATCTTACAGCTAAAACCAAGGCATTAGATACTAGGCTTTCAACATTTTCTGGCGATATTACACAATTAAAAGTTGATTTTCAAACATTTAAATCTGATTATGATGTAACAATTAAATCTATAACAACAAAGCTTGAAGAACTTAATAAAGTAATTGGAAATTATGAAAGTATCACAAAAAACATTGATAATTTAAAAAATGATTATTCTACAATAAAATCTGAAACTGAAAATAAAATAAACGAAATAAATCATGAACTTGAAACATTAAAGTCTGAAAATAAAACCACTTCAAATACTTCTACGTTTGCGTTAATATTTTCAATTATTTCCTCTGCAATTGCAGGAGTTGCAATTTATTTAGTAATGACCAAACAATAA
- a CDS encoding SPASM domain-containing protein yields the protein MKNNINLLKKIGLPISFEVTYTKLHKKLGYDLLKLYEYFYYEFNTTDVIISPVYDWNGSLVQELKYDASIVQEYYKLIIFLLEKSSKETLDNFHDVLLHKLLISYLNPADSLRKIIVSTFCSAGSNSFIVDIFGNIYPCQLVLEKSEYKISNVVKDNEENILRNIKIWRNKTLKTFTKAKYNNCKECYFLFFCNKCIFKNNYQNDMFKECHIEKKILEKILEFDP from the coding sequence GTGAAAAATAACATTAATTTACTAAAAAAGATAGGTCTTCCTATTTCATTTGAAGTAACATACACAAAGTTACATAAAAAACTTGGTTATGATCTTTTGAAACTATACGAATATTTCTATTATGAATTTAATACTACAGATGTGATTATTTCACCGGTTTATGATTGGAATGGTTCTTTAGTGCAAGAGCTAAAATATGATGCTTCAATAGTGCAAGAGTACTATAAATTAATAATTTTTTTATTGGAAAAAAGCAGTAAAGAAACTTTAGATAACTTTCATGATGTTTTGCTTCATAAATTACTTATAAGTTATCTTAATCCTGCAGATTCTTTGAGAAAGATAATTGTTAGTACATTTTGTTCAGCTGGTTCAAATTCATTTATTGTCGATATTTTTGGTAATATTTATCCATGCCAACTAGTTTTAGAAAAATCAGAATATAAAATATCAAATGTTGTTAAAGATAATGAAGAAAATATATTAAGAAATATAAAAATTTGGAGAAATAAAACTTTGAAGACATTTACAAAAGCTAAATACAATAATTGTAAGGAATGCTATTTCTTGTTTTTCTGTAATAAATGCATTTTTAAAAATAATTACCAAAATGATATGTTTAAAGAGTGTCATATTGAAAAGAAAATATTGGAAAAAATTTTAGAATTTGATCCTTGA
- a CDS encoding radical SAM protein, producing the protein MKRSLVKDNEILRLALNVSQVCKLRCKYCYANSGTYGTPGLMNKKVLRQALNFFLSKYKIHNIHIFGGAPLLNVDIIDEIFRILALKFNKKTTDNYSYKLVCSRKKLNHFIEICKAYVDKLIIDIVVNVDGFKEIHDYT; encoded by the coding sequence TTGAAGAGGAGCTTGGTAAAAGATAATGAAATTTTGAGATTGGCGTTAAATGTATCTCAAGTTTGTAAATTAAGATGTAAATATTGTTATGCAAATAGTGGTACGTATGGTACTCCTGGGCTTATGAACAAAAAGGTATTAAGACAAGCTCTTAACTTTTTTCTTTCAAAATATAAAATTCACAACATACATATATTTGGAGGAGCCCCCCTTTTAAATGTAGATATAATTGATGAAATATTTAGAATTTTAGCATTAAAATTCAATAAAAAAACAACGGATAACTATAGCTACAAGCTTGTTTGTTCCAGAAAAAAACTCAATCATTTTATTGAAATTTGCAAAGCATATGTTGATAAGTTGATAATTGATATAGTTGTTAATGTTGATGGGTTTAAAGAAATACATGACTATACGTGA
- a CDS encoding IS110 family transposase yields the protein MLLEEIEFLTSQIEELEKEMEELVEETEEGEYIKSVPGIGPIMTAIILGEIGDINRFKSWKEIRKLAGLNLYEVSSGEHKGKTRITKRGRPLLRKIIYLMAQATLKHNREMREKYEKPRKREKNPLKAVQALIAIRLKMIRIVFKLAKSKIKYEPEKV from the coding sequence ATGTTATTAGAAGAAATAGAGTTTTTAACAAGTCAAATAGAAGAGTTAGAAAAAGAAATGGAGGAATTGGTGGAAGAAACGGAAGAAGGGGAATATATAAAGAGCGTACCTGGGATTGGACCAATAATGACAGCAATAATATTAGGAGAGATAGGAGATATAAACAGATTTAAAAGCTGGAAAGAAATAAGAAAATTAGCTGGATTAAATCTGTATGAAGTAAGCTCAGGGGAACATAAGGGTAAAACACGAATAACAAAAAGAGGAAGACCATTGCTCAGAAAAATAATATATCTGATGGCACAAGCAACATTAAAACATAATCGTGAAATGAGAGAAAAATATGAAAAACCGAGGAAAAGAGAGAAGAATCCATTAAAAGCAGTACAAGCGTTAATAGCAATAAGGTTGAAAATGATAAGGATAGTATTTAAACTAGCAAAAAGTAAGATAAAGTATGAACCAGAAAAAGTATAA
- a CDS encoding IS110 family transposase — translation MPEDIYGELRVITTTREQLVNKRKNAKYMGMSVMDEYFPEYKKIYKNIFSEGSIKLLKTHPFQKK, via the coding sequence TTGCCAGAAGACATATATGGAGAGTTGAGAGTAATAACCACAACAAGAGAACAGTTAGTGAATAAAAGAAAAAATGCGAAATATATGGGGATGTCAGTAATGGATGAATACTTTCCAGAGTATAAAAAGATATACAAAAACATATTCTCAGAAGGGTCAATAAAGTTATTAAAAACCCACCCATTTCAAAAGAAATAA
- a CDS encoding methyl-accepting chemotaxis protein, with translation MKLQIKLILILVIVAVIATVASISVSLYLSFGHFSQMASTINELVLTSISKDIQAILSNIIESIYKYATGGSLAPYLMNATSELGKKQLAWGIRNARNALKKDGFLWTYLVLENGQIFDETGELSIEFPDKLDVLVHQIFDKEKEYDIYIPYIYEGTSTIAVVVPVKDFSENVTAVLIGLYPQAVLQDSVENAKIGENGIISILYDTIVIAHPDKTKVNKLDVAKEKELETLNSALSKDKGTVIFKYNGMKKFASFVKIDDLPLKVMATINYDEVIKEAKKIVNLGILTGVIVAIVAGIIAYFVSKSISRPIIEISEIAKRVAEKDLTVEIEEKEGKDEISQLTNAFKILVDNFKQTVGEVMKLNSQVYSVSQLLDDMVEEAEKAAKDAEETVNKATYEIQEVVSATEEANSGMEEIASGAQNIANYSENLARKAEEMREKATDSTGRVKELKGVIMEVDEKMKETEKSVREMEESSTKIEEIVETISSIAEQTNLLALNAAIEAARAGEAGRGFAVVADEIRKLAEESKSQTQKIAEVLNAIKNQAVNVAKYTEEVGEKIEESVGSSEKVSEAIRELLERIEDIYGMTNDLAATSEEQSGASEEVSAAIDRVTKTLMEVEEEVKQMAGQVEKQAKQAAEVKTYSDDLNDAVSSLNEYLAKFKL, from the coding sequence ATGAAGTTACAGATAAAATTGATATTAATTCTTGTAATAGTAGCGGTAATAGCAACGGTTGCGAGTATATCTGTTTCATTGTATCTTTCATTTGGTCATTTTTCACAAATGGCAAGCACTATTAACGAACTTGTTCTTACTTCCATATCAAAAGACATACAAGCTATTCTTAGCAATATTATTGAGTCCATTTACAAATATGCAACGGGGGGTTCTCTTGCTCCATACCTTATGAATGCAACTAGTGAACTTGGAAAAAAACAACTTGCTTGGGGTATTCGTAATGCTCGTAATGCTTTGAAAAAGGATGGCTTTCTTTGGACTTATCTTGTTTTAGAAAATGGTCAAATATTTGATGAAACCGGTGAATTAAGTATTGAATTTCCAGACAAACTTGACGTATTGGTTCATCAAATATTCGATAAAGAAAAAGAATATGACATATACATACCATATATCTATGAAGGTACAAGCACAATAGCGGTAGTAGTGCCGGTAAAGGATTTCAGTGAGAATGTAACAGCAGTACTTATTGGGTTATATCCACAAGCAGTATTACAAGATTCGGTAGAGAATGCAAAGATAGGAGAGAATGGGATAATAAGCATACTATATGATACCATAGTGATAGCCCATCCAGATAAAACAAAGGTAAACAAATTAGACGTAGCAAAAGAAAAAGAACTTGAAACATTAAACTCTGCGCTATCAAAAGACAAAGGGACGGTAATATTCAAATACAATGGAATGAAAAAATTTGCAAGTTTTGTAAAAATAGACGACTTACCATTAAAAGTAATGGCAACAATAAATTATGATGAAGTGATAAAAGAGGCGAAAAAGATAGTAAACTTAGGGATATTAACGGGGGTAATAGTAGCAATAGTAGCGGGAATAATAGCATACTTTGTATCAAAATCAATAAGTAGACCAATAATAGAGATAAGTGAAATAGCCAAGAGAGTAGCGGAAAAAGACCTAACAGTAGAGATAGAAGAAAAAGAAGGCAAAGATGAGATAAGCCAACTAACAAATGCGTTTAAGATATTGGTAGATAACTTCAAACAAACAGTAGGAGAAGTAATGAAACTAAACTCACAAGTATACTCCGTTTCACAGTTATTAGATGACATGGTGGAAGAAGCGGAAAAAGCGGCGAAAGACGCAGAAGAAACGGTAAACAAAGCGACATATGAGATACAAGAAGTAGTATCAGCCACAGAAGAAGCAAACAGTGGAATGGAAGAGATAGCATCAGGGGCGCAAAACATAGCAAATTACTCAGAAAACCTAGCAAGGAAAGCGGAAGAGATGAGAGAAAAAGCGACAGATTCAACGGGAAGGGTAAAAGAGTTGAAGGGAGTAATAATGGAAGTAGACGAAAAGATGAAAGAGACGGAAAAATCAGTAAGGGAGATGGAAGAATCATCGACAAAGATAGAAGAAATAGTAGAAACGATATCAAGTATAGCGGAACAAACAAACTTACTAGCACTAAATGCAGCGATAGAAGCGGCAAGGGCCGGAGAAGCAGGAAGGGGATTTGCGGTAGTAGCAGATGAGATAAGGAAATTAGCAGAAGAAAGTAAGAGCCAGACACAAAAGATAGCAGAAGTATTAAATGCGATAAAGAATCAAGCGGTAAACGTAGCAAAATACACAGAAGAAGTGGGAGAAAAGATAGAAGAATCCGTAGGGTCATCAGAGAAAGTAAGTGAAGCAATAAGAGAGTTACTAGAAAGGATAGAAGATATATACGGAATGACAAATGACTTAGCAGCGACATCGGAAGAACAGAGTGGAGCATCAGAAGAGGTAAGCGCAGCGATAGATAGGGTAACAAAGACATTGATGGAAGTAGAAGAAGAAGTAAAACAAATGGCAGGACAAGTGGAAAAACAAGCAAAACAGGCTGCAGAGGTAAAAACATATTCGGATGACTTAAATGATGCTGTCTCTTCATTGAACGAATATTTGGCTAAGTTTAAATTGTAA
- the hutH gene encoding histidine ammonia-lyase, whose amino-acid sequence MVKIDGNTLTIDDVHNVARNKEDVTLDPEAKLRIEKSRENIEKILKDEKPVYGVNTGFGALVNVRISKEELAALQRNIVLSHAAGIGKSLEPDVIRAMMLLRANSLAKGFSGVRPLVIEKLIEFLNKDVVPFVPEMGSVGASGDLAPLSHIAMALIGEGYIMSGNKKIKTKQFLDSKGIKPLVLREKEGLSLLNGTQFMTSILSLLVRDMFKLIEVATLVAAGAVDVLLGTPKAYDERIQLARNHKGQIYIAKLLRDYLSNSELRESHIDCGNVQDAYTLRTIPQVYGAVYDILEFAKSVVENEINAATDNPLIFDGEVISGGNFHGEPVALVCDYLSIALTDMGNMIERRIDRLVNPMVNRGLAPFLATGKEGLNSGYMIWQYTAAAICNENKVLSHPATSDTIPTSAYQEDHVSMGATAARKLKKIYSNLINLISIEAMLVKVALELRRPLKSSEKVEKFFEKIEIQMNGDRYFGDDFNNVKEKIILEVER is encoded by the coding sequence TTGGTAAAGATAGATGGAAACACTTTAACAATCGATGATGTTCATAATGTTGCAAGAAATAAAGAAGATGTAACTCTTGATCCAGAAGCAAAATTAAGGATTGAAAAATCAAGAGAAAACATTGAAAAAATTTTAAAAGATGAAAAACCAGTTTATGGTGTAAATACTGGATTTGGTGCGTTGGTAAATGTAAGAATTTCAAAAGAAGAGTTAGCTGCTCTTCAGAGGAACATAGTATTATCTCATGCAGCAGGAATTGGTAAGTCACTAGAACCTGATGTTATAAGGGCTATGATGCTTTTGAGGGCTAATTCTTTAGCAAAGGGTTTTTCAGGTGTTAGACCGTTGGTTATTGAAAAATTAATTGAATTTTTGAATAAAGATGTTGTACCATTTGTGCCAGAAATGGGTAGTGTTGGTGCAAGCGGGGATTTGGCACCACTTTCACATATTGCTATGGCATTAATTGGTGAAGGTTATATAATGTCTGGAAATAAAAAGATTAAAACTAAGCAGTTTTTAGATTCAAAAGGTATTAAACCTTTGGTATTAAGAGAAAAAGAAGGATTGAGTTTACTAAATGGAACACAATTTATGACATCGATTTTGTCACTGTTAGTAAGAGATATGTTCAAATTAATTGAAGTTGCAACTTTAGTGGCAGCTGGAGCTGTTGATGTGTTGCTTGGAACTCCAAAAGCTTATGATGAAAGAATACAATTAGCAAGAAATCACAAAGGACAAATTTACATTGCAAAGTTGTTGAGAGATTATTTATCAAATAGTGAATTAAGAGAGTCTCATATTGATTGTGGAAATGTACAGGATGCATACACCCTTAGAACAATTCCACAAGTTTATGGTGCAGTATATGATATCCTTGAATTTGCAAAAAGCGTAGTTGAAAATGAAATAAATGCTGCAACAGATAATCCTTTAATCTTTGATGGAGAAGTAATAAGTGGCGGAAATTTTCATGGTGAACCTGTTGCTCTTGTTTGTGATTATCTTTCAATTGCCTTGACAGATATGGGAAATATGATTGAAAGACGAATTGATAGATTGGTAAATCCTATGGTTAATAGAGGTCTTGCACCGTTTCTTGCAACTGGTAAAGAAGGATTGAATTCTGGATACATGATTTGGCAATATACAGCGGCAGCAATTTGTAATGAAAATAAGGTTTTATCTCATCCTGCAACTTCTGATACTATTCCAACATCAGCATATCAGGAGGATCATGTAAGTATGGGTGCAACAGCTGCAAGAAAATTAAAAAAAATCTATTCAAACCTTATTAATTTAATATCAATAGAGGCAATGTTGGTTAAAGTTGCATTGGAATTAAGAAGACCTCTAAAGTCATCGGAAAAAGTTGAAAAATTTTTTGAGAAGATAGAGATCCAAATGAATGGAGATAGATACTTTGGAGATGATTTTAATAATGTTAAAGAAAAAATTATCTTGGAGGTGGAGAGATGA
- a CDS encoding cob(I)yrinic acid a,c-diamide adenosyltransferase: MISTKKGDLGFTSLANGERVDKDNLRVEAYGTIDELVSNLGIARAYLSGKIRDIIEEIQKDLFRMATELAKGEKFVKLIDNEDVERVTKYVEDFEKDLNLNTFVIPGMKKESAYMDVCRTIARRAERNIVRLSKNEKIRKEILAYINRVSDLFYVIARYLEKDEINKIKVSEL, from the coding sequence ATGATAAGTACAAAAAAAGGGGATTTAGGTTTTACTTCACTTGCAAATGGTGAAAGGGTAGATAAAGATAACTTAAGAGTTGAAGCGTATGGGACTATTGATGAGTTAGTTTCAAATTTAGGGATTGCAAGAGCGTATTTATCTGGAAAGATAAGAGATATTATTGAAGAAATACAAAAAGATTTGTTTAGAATGGCTACAGAATTAGCAAAAGGGGAAAAGTTTGTAAAGTTAATTGACAATGAGGATGTTGAAAGAGTAACAAAGTATGTCGAAGATTTCGAGAAAGATTTGAATTTAAATACTTTTGTAATTCCGGGAATGAAAAAAGAAAGTGCATACATGGATGTTTGTAGAACTATTGCAAGAAGAGCTGAAAGAAATATAGTTAGGCTATCAAAAAATGAAAAGATTAGAAAGGAAATTTTGGCGTATATAAACAGAGTTTCTGATCTCTTTTATGTAATTGCAAGATATTTGGAAAAAGATGAGATTAATAAAATTAAAGTTTCAGAGTTATGA
- a CDS encoding GNAT family N-acetyltransferase, with product MNFRIDYREVSISDVEDLYNFRKKILNETKFLITSPDEIMDFHSFKNYVRFYIENKFRNIFVAKIEKEIIGELVIMIHERKRMRHVAEFGISVLKEFRGIGIGKSLIQIAEKWAFERGVRRIQLEVMGNNLRAIGLYSKLGYKFEGRKVHAVNLDGMYVDLLIMAKVKE from the coding sequence TTGAATTTTAGGATAGATTATAGGGAAGTTTCAATAAGTGATGTTGAGGATTTGTATAATTTTAGAAAAAAAATACTTAATGAGACAAAATTTTTGATTACATCTCCGGATGAAATAATGGATTTTCATTCTTTTAAAAATTATGTACGATTTTATATTGAAAATAAATTTAGGAATATTTTTGTAGCAAAAATCGAGAAAGAAATTATAGGAGAGTTAGTTATAATGATACATGAAAGAAAAAGAATGAGACATGTTGCAGAATTTGGAATTTCCGTTTTGAAAGAATTTAGGGGAATTGGAATTGGTAAGTCTCTTATACAAATTGCTGAAAAATGGGCATTTGAAAGGGGGGTAAGGAGAATACAATTGGAAGTGATGGGGAACAATTTAAGGGCGATAGGTTTATATAGTAAACTTGGGTATAAGTTTGAGGGGAGAAAAGTGCATGCAGTTAATTTAGATGGAATGTATGTAGATCTTTTAATAATGGCAAAGGTAAAGGAATGA
- a CDS encoding metallophosphoesterase family protein produces MKGRIIFIIVLIPILSLSNGLYFLYEDGTNCTMYCDKDFYPRTNNTIAVYGDSRWNDKIHGKIVQLIENNRPSIVIHLGDMVNRGDNLREWKKFFEITSSLRKNSYFQLVKGNHENPDIYFKKFFGYYNYYADYKGVRLIFLDLNGSVDFLKKYGNKNSIVFIHYPIYTVGPHYKDNLNLSRLNDVIKQKGIKLVISAHDHNYQRFVVGRITYIVSGGGGAFLYDKVIYNEHLVSFYKKHHFLLLKLIGNSVEIKVIDLENKVLEEFSVEF; encoded by the coding sequence ATGAAAGGGAGAATTATATTTATTATTGTATTGATTCCTATTTTATCACTTTCTAACGGGTTATATTTTTTATATGAAGATGGTACAAATTGTACTATGTATTGTGATAAAGATTTTTATCCTCGAACGAATAATACTATTGCTGTTTACGGAGATTCAAGATGGAATGATAAGATTCATGGGAAAATAGTGCAATTAATTGAAAATAATAGACCATCAATAGTTATTCACCTTGGTGATATGGTAAATAGAGGTGATAATTTAAGGGAGTGGAAAAAGTTTTTTGAGATTACTTCAAGTTTGAGAAAAAATTCTTATTTTCAACTGGTAAAAGGAAATCATGAAAATCCAGATATATACTTCAAAAAATTTTTTGGTTATTATAATTATTATGCTGATTATAAAGGGGTTAGGTTGATTTTTCTTGATTTGAATGGTTCAGTAGATTTTTTAAAAAAATATGGGAATAAAAATAGCATTGTTTTTATTCACTATCCAATTTATACAGTAGGACCGCATTACAAGGATAATTTGAATTTGTCAAGATTGAATGATGTAATAAAGCAAAAGGGGATAAAATTAGTGATTTCTGCACATGATCATAATTATCAGCGTTTTGTTGTTGGCAGAATAACTTATATAGTATCTGGTGGTGGAGGAGCTTTTCTTTATGATAAAGTTATTTATAATGAGCATTTAGTTTCGTTTTATAAAAAACATCACTTTTTACTTTTGAAACTAATTGGAAATTCTGTTGAAATAAAAGTTATAGATTTGGAAAATAAGGTTTTGGAGGAATTTTCTGTTGAATTTTAG